Part of the Acropora palmata chromosome 10, jaAcrPala1.3, whole genome shotgun sequence genome, CGCTGATTTTCGCGATTCAGCAAGCAAATTCTATCCAACCTGAATGGTTTCCATTTGAACAAACATTCAGTCTAAATCAATGCACaacaaattttccaaagttcttctttcttttcttgtagTCTTGGATGCTTTGGAACCTTGCTGAGATCTGCCAGCCTAGGCTTAGACACAAACATTTGGATATTTTTTAAGATATTTACAAGATTTGACGGTATTTATAGATATttaggattttttttcttaaattctACAATTCGATAGTCTTCAGAGGGTTTCAATCCTTATTTTGCAAGAACTATTTAGTTCATTGGTTTCCGCTCTGAATCATATATGCTTGCAGTCAGCAAGATCGTCCAAACCTTTCATgttttgatgatgttgatatACAACATATAAGTAACCCGGCAGTAAAGGACAGGCTTTTGCTTAAATTCATGGGAAAAAATAGGTTGAAATTTGCCTCAAATTTTTAACTCGCCCATAGGCCCCTAAGTTGACCCGTAAAAACAGGGAAAAGGCCCAAATATTGACGGGGAAATCAAACTTTTGCTGCTACTCTTTTGAAATCCACTTTCGGATTCGACTTATTTGCTTATTATCATATCTGAACGCTTAAATTTATTCATACCTAAGAAACATAGTCCCGTCATTTTAACCCCAAAGTGACTGGCTTTTAAGGCGTTCGGCCGCGCGGTCAACACTTTCAGCGGGTTTAACTCTCATGCAAGTGTTGCTCCACATCCACactcgattttgaaaaggctGGGATCTAGTGAgcattttgagattttttttcataagaaGACATTGGAAATAGGCTTTCCCCCGCCCCCACAACTTGGCCTTTCAGTCTCCAGAAAATGCCCAAGCCGAAGGGGCAATTTTTTGGAATGATAACtcttgaaacaaatttaaaatgcaaagGAACTTACATTTTGAGATATTtagaacattttttaacatattttaaaCAAGAATCGAGAATTTCCGGAAATACATTTATAGGCGATTTCACATGATATCTGTGCCCAGGCGTGTGCCAGCCTGAGGGTGACGACTGATCAGTAAAGCAGAAAAAATATGGGATATTCTAACTTcgggaattttttttgcacgaGAAGACAATCGAAATTAATGTTTAACTTGGGGGTCCCCCGCAACCTTTCAgtcttgaaaaaaacaaaagaaaaaaaacaatatcattATTTAAATAGAACTGATGTTTTGAAACGAACTTCAGTTACAGATGATAGTTCATTATCAATGGGTGCGGAAGAAACTAGTTAAAAGACTTTCAGAGTTAGTTATTCCATCTTTCATAAAGCATTTCACTATTTCTTACGGTGTTTCTGGAAAACCATCggaaattcattttattacaaattGTCTGGGCTGCAACTTTGTGACTGCACAACTTACAAGGtatgtttttctttcgcaTAAACTGTAATTTAGCAAACTTCTGAAAGATTGTTCTACAGGGTCTGTTTCCTGTAATGGGTGCTAAGGGTCACTTACAATGATTCAGCGTTGTTGACTCGTAGTTCGGTAATAGTCAGGAGGCTCCTGTAATAGTACATTAATGTATAGCTCTTCTGATcggcattttttattgttctcaAGTCCGACGGTATTTTAACATAATGTTTGTTAATTTTGAGTTTAATGTACTTCCAGTGGCCGGTTTGATAAAATCCGACCAGCATTGTTCATTAAGAGCTGATTGTTTGGAAATATTCTCAAAACTTCGGAGAAACATCGATATAAATGTTTAATTCTTTCCTTTCATTCCTGCTTTAATTGGTttgtcaaacattttcaaTGTTGAAAATACTGAACGTAACTATGACAACTAGGAATGGTCAGTGAAACTAGTTACCCAGCAATActtgataaaagaaaattgaacttgaagaaaaGTTCATCGGTCTACAATCATCaggatgttttctttttgtggaaGGTCTTAACTGCGTGACGGAACTCAtagtttcatttttattcaatttctctttcattcCGACCTCAAGTCATCAGTGACATGttatttttgtgcaaaaaaaaacaaacatcaaCCCCACTGTTGTATAGTTTGGAATACTTTGAACTTGAGTTCTTCTTTGAAGTTTTGAGTTACATTGATGAAGTGGTTGGAGCACGATACATAACAGCGTGAAAAAAGCTGCCAAACACCAACTCATTGTTGCCTTGCAGACACATTGCTGTAACGGACAGCTGTCGACAATATTTTTCATATACATTTGCAATTGGcagaaaccaaaatttgccgtcctattgatttatttttttcatcaaaaactCGCCGATAAAGTTTTGGGCATAACTATTTATCCTCGGTTTGCTTTTCGTTAGAGTAGACACGTAGGATTTACTACGTTAATACTTTAGATTATGCAAGCGTTGTATGAGTTGAATTTTTCGTGTATACGCTCTTCTACTCAGCCCGAAAATTAAGTTTGATATTATTTCCAACAACATTGGCGTTGGGCATTGACAAAATCACGAAGTTTGTTAGAATATGCAATGTTTTCTGAAAGTCGTTTTCTGCCTCACTGATTAGTGACCCCCAGGCTGGCATATGCCTGGGCACAGATATCatgtaaaatttccaaaacatttttccgaaaattctcgatttttttttctcaaaaatgacCCAATTCAAGCAAAAGCCTGTTATACCGGTTTGGACCATCTCTTTCAGTACTGGCGTAGGCTTATGGGATATACTACTCAGGAGCGAAACCACTGAATTAAATAATTGATGCAAAATAAGGATTGAAACCCTCTCAACTGAGACTACTGAATCAGAATTTAAGATATATTATATCATGTAATTCTCTAAATATCCCACGATTTAAAACGAAACTTCTTGAGGatattttggcaattttagaGAGTTTTTGGagaatttttgacattttttaaagaattttaGAGCTTTTGCCAGCAAATTCCGCAAATAATCTTATGCTATTTTTCGGGGATTATGTAGCTAAGCCTAGAATTATTCATGGGTGCGCTTCGTCAAGCCGAAAAGTTTCCGGTTTAACACAACGTGATAACACTTACACCGTTTTCAAGGCTGGCCCACTTAACTGCTTACGGCCTCCTTATCATGCCTCAGCGCAGCGTTTACAGGGCTATATACAACTACACATGGATTTACAGAGCTATACAaagctatacagggctatacagaGCTACAAAGGTTTATACAAGGCCATACAGAACTAcacacagctatacagggccTTACAGAGCTATAAACAGCTGTATAGCACTATACAAAGATAGACAGACCTATAGAACGCTATGCAGGGCTATGCAGGGCTCTACAGGGCCGTACAGAGCTAAACACAGCTCTACAGAGCTATAGAGGGATATATAGAGCTATACAGAGCTTCACGGGGCTATACGGGGCTGTTTTGAGCTATACAGAGTTGTGCAGGGCCTTATAGGGCTACacacagctatacagagctatatACAATTGTATACATAGCTATACAAAGCTACGCATTTATACACAGGGTTTAGAGAACTATACAAAGCCATACAGGGCTATGCACAGCTATAAAGCGCTATTCTCAGATAAACAGGAAGAAAATGGGTGATTaacgaattttttttcattccagCGTTTACATCCAGGATGCTAAcggaataaaaacaaaactgaattcATGTTCTCACAATTAGAGGTGCAGATAAGGTAAAGCAAACGCAAATGTTAAAGGGCGTTAATTACTCTTTGGGAAAATAAGATCGGATTGAAGAATTCTGTGGAGTTCACAAGATCCTCAACTAGTTCTTGTTTCTAAAACGAGACGGAGGTGATTTACATTCcgtttaagaatttttttttcaagtttttgcgaTTGTTTTTTGACTGTGTAAATTGAGGATTTTGAAAGAACAAATGTCAGTTTTAAACTCTTACTGCCAACTcatattttttcaaacaaattatCTGACTGAAGGTGTGGGACTTTTAAAGCATTAAACTTTTATGTATTTACGCGATCCTTTCCCTGGGATAAACCGGTTTTGAAGGGCTTGCTCTCTGGCTGTAAGCACACTCGCTAAAGGCACATATGTGTATCTTTTGCTTTACACTTACGATAACTAAACGTTGCCATTTTAGAAaagcaatttaagcaataggGCACAATAGAATACATGTTTCTATGGGTTCATTGTACCTATTTCCATCCCACTCCCCTTAGGAAGCCCACCTCCATTAAGTGAACAAGGCTGAACGGCTTTCGTTTATTCCAGCGCAAAATTGGTTCATGGAATCATATCGATATTTCAAGGGCAAAGGTAGATTGTTTAACTAGTACCCAAATTTCTATACATTTTTTTACGAAATGTTGTAAATAACAAGGGAATTTCCACTTTTCGTTCGCATTTCGTTCGCATTTCGTGTGGCAGTCTTGCATGTCTTTCCTGAAATAGACGACCATCATGCTTGCTATATTTACTGATTTTCAAAGACATTTGTCTCTATTAGAGACTGAGAGTAAGCTCAGCATGCAGCACAGTAGCTACACCTTGTAAGAACCGATCAATTGAACCTCCTTTTCGCAAATGTATTTCATAGGCTTCCAACCAAACCAAGCCTTTCTTGATCACTTGAACTAATGTTTTATTTCCAACCCAATTGCTCTCAGGATAATGAGATATTCTCGTGTAGCCATCTCTGCTTGACAAGACGTGGTCTTGAAGGCTTGCAAAACGTAACAAGGAGTGATCTTTTCTTCTTAGAATACCACCCGGGGCGATCACAACCATAGACGGATAAGATTTAGGAAAATTCTGTGAAATATAGATTCTGAGAACGTATTTCTTTCCCATTGTGCAAAATACTTCTACGTCAACAAGGATCTCGTTCCCGGAGGTAGTCAGTCCTTTCATTTTGCCATAGGAAAAGCTTGTAAGTTCCATTAGCTGATCATAAAGCATGATTTCTTGAGTTCGTGAAATCTGAGCCATGCTTTCAGCTCTACTGCGCACACTCGTGAATTATTGATCGAAAATCCCTGGAACCAAGTCAAAAGGACTTCTTTCTCTTATTGGAAATCAATGAATAATGTGGCAAATAAAAGGGGTCTTGTAGAACATGCGTCAGTGCAACAAGATCAACATGATTCAATTGAACGAGTTGTGTGGCTTATTCCGCCTTACTCAGACGTCCGGGACTAATCCAGGACGCCATGTTGCCATAATATTTCTCCACAAAAGCTTTCTCTATTGCCAGCCTCTTCTGTTGTGAATTTGACCACGGCATTTAGAAAGACTAAGGTTCTGCGGATCGGTTGAGCTGTCAGTGACGTTGACGGAATATTTTTTAGAAAATATTGGATATTTCAACTTGGGATTTTTTTGCATAAGAAGACAATGGAAATTAATAGTTAACTTGAGCTCCCCCTCCACCCCCATGACCTTTCAGTCTTAGAAAATATTGGATGTTCCAACTTTGGGATTTTTTTGCACAAGAAGACAATGGAAATTAATATTTAACTTGGGGCGCCCCCACGTGATCTTTCAGTCTTGAGAAAATGTTCTGGCCGAAGGGGCAATTGTTTGGCATTGTAATTTTGGGACGAATTAAAAATGGAAAGGAACTTACATTTTGAGttgtttaaaacatttttcaacatatttttaaaaagaatcgAGAATTCCCGAAAATCTTTTTCGGCGATTTCACATGATGCCTGACGGTGATGACTGATCAGTGAAGCAGAAAATATTGGATATGTTTAACTTGGGGGTCCCACGTGACCTTTCAgtcttgaaaaaacaaaaggaaaaaacaatatCATTATTTAAATAGAACTGATGTTGATTCGTACTTCACTTACAGGTGATAGTTCTTTGTCAATGGGTGAGGAAGAAACTAGTTAAAAGACTTTCAGAGTTAGTTATTCCATCTTTCATAAAGCATTTCTCTGTTTCTTAGGATGTTTCTGGAAAACCATCggaaattcattttattgcaaATTGTCAGGGCTGCAACTTTGTGACTGCAAAACTTACAAggtatgtttttcttttggataAACTGTAAGAAAACGTCTGAAAGATTGTTATGGAGGGTCTGTTTCCTACAATGGGTGCTGAGTGTTGATTCAGTGTTGTTAATAACACCGTGTCCCGGTAATAGTACATACGTGTATAGCACTTGTGATCGACATCATTTATTGTTAGCACGACCGATGATAATTTTACATAtcatttgttaattttgaGTTTAACGTACTTCTGGTGGCCGGTTTGATAAAATCCGACCAGTATTGTTCAGTAAGAGCTGGTGGTTTGGAAATATTCTCATAACTTCCGAGAAACATCGATAGAAATGTttaattctttgttttcatttctgctTTATtgctttcttaaaatttttcgtttccaaaaaacactataACGTAACCATGACAACTAGGAATGGTCAGTGAAACTAGTTACCCAGTAATACTTgataaaagaaattgaacttgaagaaaCGTTCATCGGTCTACAATCATCAGGATGTTTTACTTTTGTGGAAGGTCTTAACTGCGTGACGGAACTCAtagtttcatttttattcaaattcgTCGCCCTAAGTTACGTAGCCCCAACTTAAGTTACCTCGCCCCAACATCCGAGTTGTGTAGCCCCGACATCGAAGTTATGTCGATTAACTCGAACGACTATACACTATATAATCATAACTTTGCTTAGGAAGTCAAAGTTTGTAAGTTTTATCGATCAATAAATGTAGAAGATCGATTGACCTTGAACGatttattacatgaaaattCGCTTATGAAGTAAAAGTTTTTAAGATTATTCGATCGATTAACTCGAGTGATTTATAACATGTAACTTCGCttatgaaataaaagtttGTAATCTATTCATCGATCGATTAACTCGAACGACTTACGAAGTACAACGCGCTTTAGAGAGACATGTAGCTTGAGAAGTTAAAACTTTAAACTTGCATAAGTTTTCTCCGATAAGTTGGGGCTACGTAACTTGGGGCGACAAGGCGATGGGGCGACACAACCTTTTACCTTACATACCATCTATGGCGTATATTATTCAGGGAGGAAACCACTGAACCAATACTGAATTGATGCAAAATGAGGATTGAAACCCTTTCAGGACTACCGTATCttataatttaagaaaaaagggaaaaaaagcctaaatatttgtaaatattatgaaattttctaaatatcccaaaaatatcttttaaaatATCTGGATATTTGTGCCTAAGCCTAAGATGCATGAATGCTTCGAGCGCTGGTTGAACGGCATTCGGATCAAGATCTTTAATTTTTCGCACGTGCGATGGTTTTAACGCAGTGCTTtagatttgttatttttatgttCCGACAAGGCATTGTTTTTAGAGCCGATGGTTTGAAAATAAGTAGCGTTTATCTGTATTCTGAATTTTAAAGCAGGAAGACATGGAGTGTAACGGCTGCCATATTGGTATaaagaacaatagcgaaaaagtCTCTTGGGAATAGCAAAGCGCGCAAGTGACGTCATGACTCAGACAAACAAACTGGAATGGCGGACGATTTTCCTAAAATAATTTCTAAAACAGCCGGTCTTCCtagaacacatttttgaaACGAAAACTTTGCCTAGATTCCCTCTAGTTCTCTCCGATCGCGCTGATGTTGTATGAGCTTCGTCGGAATATCATCATTTGCATTCTATTTATAGGCCTCGCGCGCTTCGCAATTTGACTCTactattatgcaaaacttgttcgatattttgctattgttttgtacaccaacatggctgtcTCATCACGTGTGAAAACACGCTATTGCTGTAACAAAAATGCGATGCCGTGATGGTACTGACTTGTTTCCTATTGGCTGAGTCATAACAAAATTCATATCTTGATATCTTGATACCTTGATCAAtcgtaaaaaataaaaattgaatcgTCTATTCGTCGACTGGAGAGAGAAACAAGTTGTTTCGTTGCTGGACCTTCTTAGAGCACTTTAAAGTAGTGATTTgtcaagaaagagaaaattcCATATAAGCAAAGGCGGACAGAGAGGGAATCAACGAAACGTTTCTAGGAATGAGAAGCCTAATTACGAACGACAGATCTCAGCCAAGAAacgatttgaaatgaaatttcttgAGAATTTTTAGGAATTTTAGAGAGTTTTTTAAGAATTGTAGAcatttttaaag contains:
- the LOC141895295 gene encoding uncharacterized protein LOC141895295 isoform X1, encoding MIVHYQWVRKKLVKRLSELVIPSFIKHFTISYGVSGKPSEIHFITNCLGCNFVTAQLTSVYIQQPELVKKKLNSYSTIGGADENTIRCDDEHRWTRVREIRWKIDSQDVFLSTC
- the LOC141895295 gene encoding uncharacterized protein LOC141895295 isoform X2 is translated as MIVHYQWVRKKLVKRLSELVIPSFIKHFTISYGVSGKPSEIHFITNCLGCNFVTAQLTSVYIQQPELVKKKLNSYSTIGGADEGHLHNYNQ